In Labrus mixtus chromosome 3, fLabMix1.1, whole genome shotgun sequence, a single window of DNA contains:
- the atcaya gene encoding caytaxin isoform X1, translated as MGTTEATLRMENMEVKDEWQDEDFPRPLPEYGDMDPSCGLTDDRASPSNTLNMSPPGGGGVSSSHRKRRTLVAPEMNLSLDQSEGSLLSDDFLDTPDDLDINVDDIDTPDETDSLEFITNGNELEWEDDTPVASAKAGPGAGSGQADEDGNANSGRLWRTVIIGEQEHRIDMQVIRPYMRVITHGGYYGEGLNAIIVFSACYLPDSSCPDYHYIMENLFLYVVSSLEMLVAEDYLIIYMNGGTPRNKMPGISWLKKCYQMIDRRLRKNLKSLVIAHPTWFIRTVLAISRPFIRLLQCLCCCCCRPVTFCSVKFMNKIQYVHSLDELAEIVPMEHVHVPECVVQFDDERIKARKERMEQECRQQEQQQSVPQQPIKKSERPKSVIADQGL; from the exons ATGGGCACCACCGAGGCGACGCTACGAATGGAGAACATGGAGGTAAAAGACGAGTGGCAGGATGAAGACTTCCCCAG ACCACTACCAGAGTACGGAGACATGGATCCCTCCTGTGGTCTCACGGACGACAGGGCAT CCCCCTCTAACACACTGAACATGAGCCCACCCGGAGGAGGCGGTGTCTCCTCATCCCACCGAAAACGGCGTACTTTGGTTGCCCCTGAGATGAACCTCTCACTGGACCAGAGTGAGGGTTCTTTGCTGTCAGATGACTTCCTGGATACGCCTGATGACCTGGACATAAATGTTGATGACATTGATACCCCTGACGAGACGGACTCGCTGGAGTTCATCACCAATGGCAATGAGCTGGAGTGGGAAG ATGACACACCTGTGGCCTCAGCCAAAGCAGGTCCTGGTGCTGGCTCAGGACAAGCTGATGAGGACGGAAATGCAAACAGTGGTCGTCTCTGGAGGACGGTGATCATCGGGGAGCAGGAGCATCGTATTGACATGCAAGTCATTAGACCGTACATGCGGGTCATCACACATGGAG GTTATTATGGAGAGGGCCTCAATGccattattgttttctctgccTGTTACCTTCCTGACAGCAGCTGTCCAGACTACCACTATATCATGGAAAACCTCTTCCT GTATGTGGTGAGCAGTCTGGAGATGCTGGTTGCCGAAGATTACCTGATCATCTACATGAACGGAGGCACGCCACGGAATAAGATGCCCGGGATCAGCTGGCTAAAGAAATGTTACCAAATGATTGACAGAAG ATTAAGGAAGAACCTGAAGTCTTTGGTCATCGCTCATCCCACTTGGTTCATACGCACTGTCCTAGCTATTTCTAGGCCCTTTATCAG ACTGttacagtgtttgtgttgttgttgttgtcgccCTGTCACCTTCTGCAGTGTGAAGTTCATGAATAAGATCCAGTACGTCCACAGTCTGGATGAACTGGCAGAAATCGTTCCCATGGAGCACGTCCATGTTCCTGAGTGTGTGGTGCA atttgaCGACGAGAGGATTAAAGCACGCAAGGAAAG
- the atcaya gene encoding caytaxin isoform X2 — protein sequence MGTTEATLRMENMEVKDEWQDEDFPRPLPEYGDMDPSCGLTDDRASPSNTLNMSPPGGGGVSSSHRKRRTLVAPEMNLSLDQSEGSLLSDDFLDTPDDLDINVDDIDTPDETDSLEFITNGNELEWEDDTPVASAKAGPGAGSGQADEDGNANSGRLWRTVIIGEQEHRIDMQVIRPYMRVITHGGYYGEGLNAIIVFSACYLPDSSCPDYHYIMENLFLYVVSSLEMLVAEDYLIIYMNGGTPRNKMPGISWLKKCYQMIDRRLRKNLKSLVIAHPTWFIRTVLAISRPFISVKFMNKIQYVHSLDELAEIVPMEHVHVPECVVQFDDERIKARKERMEQECRQQEQQQSVPQQPIKKSERPKSVIADQGL from the exons ATGGGCACCACCGAGGCGACGCTACGAATGGAGAACATGGAGGTAAAAGACGAGTGGCAGGATGAAGACTTCCCCAG ACCACTACCAGAGTACGGAGACATGGATCCCTCCTGTGGTCTCACGGACGACAGGGCAT CCCCCTCTAACACACTGAACATGAGCCCACCCGGAGGAGGCGGTGTCTCCTCATCCCACCGAAAACGGCGTACTTTGGTTGCCCCTGAGATGAACCTCTCACTGGACCAGAGTGAGGGTTCTTTGCTGTCAGATGACTTCCTGGATACGCCTGATGACCTGGACATAAATGTTGATGACATTGATACCCCTGACGAGACGGACTCGCTGGAGTTCATCACCAATGGCAATGAGCTGGAGTGGGAAG ATGACACACCTGTGGCCTCAGCCAAAGCAGGTCCTGGTGCTGGCTCAGGACAAGCTGATGAGGACGGAAATGCAAACAGTGGTCGTCTCTGGAGGACGGTGATCATCGGGGAGCAGGAGCATCGTATTGACATGCAAGTCATTAGACCGTACATGCGGGTCATCACACATGGAG GTTATTATGGAGAGGGCCTCAATGccattattgttttctctgccTGTTACCTTCCTGACAGCAGCTGTCCAGACTACCACTATATCATGGAAAACCTCTTCCT GTATGTGGTGAGCAGTCTGGAGATGCTGGTTGCCGAAGATTACCTGATCATCTACATGAACGGAGGCACGCCACGGAATAAGATGCCCGGGATCAGCTGGCTAAAGAAATGTTACCAAATGATTGACAGAAG ATTAAGGAAGAACCTGAAGTCTTTGGTCATCGCTCATCCCACTTGGTTCATACGCACTGTCCTAGCTATTTCTAGGCCCTTTATCAG TGTGAAGTTCATGAATAAGATCCAGTACGTCCACAGTCTGGATGAACTGGCAGAAATCGTTCCCATGGAGCACGTCCATGTTCCTGAGTGTGTGGTGCA atttgaCGACGAGAGGATTAAAGCACGCAAGGAAAG
- the atcaya gene encoding caytaxin isoform X3, giving the protein MDPSCGLTDDRASPSNTLNMSPPGGGGVSSSHRKRRTLVAPEMNLSLDQSEGSLLSDDFLDTPDDLDINVDDIDTPDETDSLEFITNGNELEWEDDTPVASAKAGPGAGSGQADEDGNANSGRLWRTVIIGEQEHRIDMQVIRPYMRVITHGGYYGEGLNAIIVFSACYLPDSSCPDYHYIMENLFLYVVSSLEMLVAEDYLIIYMNGGTPRNKMPGISWLKKCYQMIDRRLRKNLKSLVIAHPTWFIRTVLAISRPFIRLLQCLCCCCCRPVTFCSVKFMNKIQYVHSLDELAEIVPMEHVHVPECVVQFDDERIKARKERMEQECRQQEQQQSVPQQPIKKSERPKSVIADQGL; this is encoded by the exons ATGGATCCCTCCTGTGGTCTCACGGACGACAGGGCAT CCCCCTCTAACACACTGAACATGAGCCCACCCGGAGGAGGCGGTGTCTCCTCATCCCACCGAAAACGGCGTACTTTGGTTGCCCCTGAGATGAACCTCTCACTGGACCAGAGTGAGGGTTCTTTGCTGTCAGATGACTTCCTGGATACGCCTGATGACCTGGACATAAATGTTGATGACATTGATACCCCTGACGAGACGGACTCGCTGGAGTTCATCACCAATGGCAATGAGCTGGAGTGGGAAG ATGACACACCTGTGGCCTCAGCCAAAGCAGGTCCTGGTGCTGGCTCAGGACAAGCTGATGAGGACGGAAATGCAAACAGTGGTCGTCTCTGGAGGACGGTGATCATCGGGGAGCAGGAGCATCGTATTGACATGCAAGTCATTAGACCGTACATGCGGGTCATCACACATGGAG GTTATTATGGAGAGGGCCTCAATGccattattgttttctctgccTGTTACCTTCCTGACAGCAGCTGTCCAGACTACCACTATATCATGGAAAACCTCTTCCT GTATGTGGTGAGCAGTCTGGAGATGCTGGTTGCCGAAGATTACCTGATCATCTACATGAACGGAGGCACGCCACGGAATAAGATGCCCGGGATCAGCTGGCTAAAGAAATGTTACCAAATGATTGACAGAAG ATTAAGGAAGAACCTGAAGTCTTTGGTCATCGCTCATCCCACTTGGTTCATACGCACTGTCCTAGCTATTTCTAGGCCCTTTATCAG ACTGttacagtgtttgtgttgttgttgttgtcgccCTGTCACCTTCTGCAGTGTGAAGTTCATGAATAAGATCCAGTACGTCCACAGTCTGGATGAACTGGCAGAAATCGTTCCCATGGAGCACGTCCATGTTCCTGAGTGTGTGGTGCA atttgaCGACGAGAGGATTAAAGCACGCAAGGAAAG